GTGAAGTCCAGGCCCGACTTGGCGCTCCCCGAGGTGGCGAACACCATTCCGGTGTCCTCCGGTTCGGTGCCCGTCGAGCCTCCCTGGTCGTCCAGGAGCAGTCCGCTGAGCAGCAGGGTGAGCCTGGTGAGCCGGTCCAGGGAGCGCACGCCGCGGGTGCCGGCGTACTCCATCCGGACGCCCGGCACGATGCCGGCGCGGAGCGATGTCCCGGGCCGGAACTCGCTGTCGACGACGGAGAGCGCCTCCCGGCCCGTGCCCAGGCCTTCGCGGAAGGCGGCGGCTCCCTCCCCCCAGGGCGAGAGGGCCGACCAGGCGGAGATCACCGGTTGCCCGGATGCGTCGGACGTCATGTCCCCTCCTTTGGCGGAGCCTCCGGTCCGGGACCGTCGTAACGGCCAAGGACCAGTACGGCGTTGTTGCCGCCGAACGCCATGCCGTTGTTCTGGGTGATCCTCGGCTCGGCGGCGACCGAGACGTTGGGCACGCAGTCGACGGCGCACTCCGGGTCGGTCTCCCGGTGGTTGACGGTCGGCGGCAGGAACCGTTCGTTCATGGCCAGGACGCAGGCGATGGCTCCCAGCGCGCTGGCGGCCCCCATGCTGTGTCCGAGCATGGACTTGATCCCGGCCGTGGGCGGCAGCTCCGGGCCGAAGACATCGCGCAGGGCGGCGGTCTCGACCTTGTCGTTGGCCTTCGTGCCGGTGCCGTGCGCGCAGATGTAGTCGATCTGTCCGCCCGTCACGCGGGCGTCACGGTGTGCGGCCGCCACCGCGCGGGCCACGCCGTCCCGGTCCGGTGCCACCGGGTGGGACGCGTCGCAGCTGAGCCCGTAGCCGAGCACTTCGGCGTGGATGCGGGCGCCGCGCGCGAGCGCCGATTCGAGGGTTTCCAGGACGAACATCCCGGCGCCCTCGCCGACCAGCATGCCGCTGCGGCCGGTGTCGAAGGGCCTGCACAGGTCCGGCGCCATCGCGCCGAGCCGGTAGAAGCCCGCGAAGGTCTTGCGCGTGAGCGCGTCCGCGCCGCCGCACAAGGCCACTTCGCACTCGCCCGAGCGCAGGGCGTCGACGCCCTGTCCCACCGCGTAGTTCCCGGCGGCGCAGGCCACGGGCACGGTGACCGACTCGACGTCCTCGAGGGCGAGTTCGTCGACGACGGCGTCGGAGAGGCGCTCGGCCCCCGTCTTGCGGGCGATGTGCGGGTCGTGCGTGATCTCCCCCGTGTTGAAGCGGAGTTCCGCGAGGCGGTCGAGGTCGCGCGTGCCTCCGTCGGTGGTGCCGATGGAGACGAGTACCCGGCGTGCGCGCAGTTCCTCGTCCCCGAGGCCGGCGTCCTGAGTCGCCTGCCTGGTGGCCGCCACGGTGAACTGGGCGGCCCTTCCGTATTCCTGCGGGTCAGCTCTGCGGAACCAGTCCGCAGCTTCGAAGTCACCGACTTCGCCCGCGTTGCCGTGGGCGAAGCCGGTGGGGTCGAATGCCTTGAGGGGGCCGATGCCACTGCGCCCCGCGCGCAGTGAGTCGGCGAAGTCGGGGACTCCTGTGCCAAGGCTCGTGACCGCGCCCATCCCAGTGACCACGACCCGCCGGCCGTCCGCCCGCTGGCCGGCGGTCACTTCGCTTCGGACTCCGCGACGACGGCGTAGACGCCGTCCAGGTTGACCATGCCCTCGATCGGCGCGTCGGCCAGATCGATGCCCAGGGTCCGCTCCAGATCGGCGAGCATCTCGATGGTGCGCAGCGAGTCCGCGTCGAGCTCCTCCACGAAGAGGGTGCTGTCGAGGACCTCGGCGGGGTCCACCTCCAGCACCTCGCAGACGATCGCCTTGATCTGCTCCTTTCTCTCCGGGCTCAGCTCCACACCGGATCTGATCGCGCTCATGCCTGCCTCCACATTTCTGGGACCGAGCTCTGGGTGAGCTCATGGAGAAAGTGTGCGATTCGGAGCTATGACCGGCCTATAAATGGCTGAGAATCACCTTGATTTCAAGTCAATTCCTGTCAGTTGATCAGGCCACAGGAAAGAGAGCGGCGGCCCCCGCGAAGGGGGCCGCCGCTCTCGATTCCTGCGGTCCGGCGCGCGCCGGACCTTGTCACTCCGTCGCCGTGAGCCGCACCGCGGGCGTGCGCAGCGCCACCCAGGCGGGGATGACGGTGGCCAGCAGTGCCACGACGGCGCAGGCGGCGGCCGTCGCCGCGAAGGGCAGTGCGGGGACGGTGACCTCGGTGCTCACCACCAGCCGGCTCAGCCCCGCCCACAGTCCGGCCAGGTTGAGCGCGACCACGGCGGCGGCCATCAGCACACCGGCGGCGACCACCAGCAGGCTCTCCCCGGCCACCATCCGCAGCAGCTGCCGCGGGGTGGCGCCGCCCAGACGCAGGACGGCCAGTTCACGCGCCCGCTGACCGGTGGACATGACGAGGGTGTTCGCGACCGCGACCCCGGTGTAGAGCATCGCGATCCCGCCGACGATCAGCAGGGCCAGCCGGGTCTGCTCGTTGATGGTGTCGTCGACCGCCGCGGTGAACCGTTCGATGGGCACGGCACGGGCCGCGGTGCCCTTGGTGGCCGCGGCCAGGGCCTGCTCGGCGGCGCCCCGGTCGGCGCCCTCCCTGACCTTGGCGAAGACCGCGTCGGGCATGCCGCGTCCCGCGTACTTGGGCGAGAGGACCGCCCCGCCGGCGCCGGAGCTGGCCTTCATCACGGCGGCGACCTTCAGCTGGGTCTCGGTGCCGTCGGCCAGCCAGACCGTGACCGTCTCGCCGGCACTGCGGTTCCAGGTCTCGTCGACCACGATGGAGCCGTCGTCCAGCTTCGCCGGGTCACCCTCCACCACGGGGAGGGTGAGCAGGCTGCCGATCGCCTTGGGGTCCACGCTGAGCGCGGTGTAGGGCAGCATCGGCGCCCCGGCCGGGAAGACCAGCAGGTTGGCGCCCGGAACGGTGTAGATCCCGGTGCGCACGGTGGCGGCGGTCTCGAGGCCGGGCACCGCCTTCACCTTGTCCAGCACGTCCTGGCCGAGGCCCGGAGCGTGGTCGGGGGCGACGACGTAGTCGCTGGTGCGGACCCGCTCGTACGCCTCGCTCCGCGCCACCCCGCTGAGGGTGCCGGAGGTGCTCCACAGGGCGGAGAACAGGCCGACGGTGATCAGCACGGGGGCGGCGGTGGCGGCGGTACGGCGCAGCGCGGTCACGGTGTTGGCGTGCACCAGCAGCGGGACGGCCCCGCGCAGCAGGACGAAGGGGGCGGTGGCGATCCGGGCGAGGAAGGGGATGACCACCGGGCACAGCAGCGCACCCGCCAGGATCAGCGCGGGGGCCGCCATGGGCGTGATGTCGCCCCAGTACGCGGGCGGCAGCAGCGGGGTCGCCGCGAGCAGCAGCCCGCCGACGCCGAGGGCGGCGATCCCCAGGAGCCAGCGCACGACGTTCATGGCGCGCTTGTCGACGACCGACTCGCGCAGCGCCTCCAGCGGCCGGATGCGTCCGGCGCGTACGACGGCGACTCCGGAGCCGAGGACGGCGAGGACCACGCCGATCACGAAGGCGAGGAAGAGCACCAGGAGGCTGCTCCAGCCCAGTTCGACCTCGAACCACGCGGGGGCCAGCCCCCAGGCCGTGATCCGGCCGGCGAGCAGCGGGCCGCCCACGAGGCCGAGCAGGCTGCCGGTGCCGGCGGCCAGGACGCCGACCAGGGCGGCCTCGGCGAGGACGAGCTTGCCCACCTGGACGGGGGTGGCCCCGTTCGCACGGAGCACGGCGAGCTCCCGGCGGCGCTGGGCCACCGAGAAGGCGAAGGTGGTGCCGACGACGAACACGGCGACGAAGGAGGCGACTCCGGTCGCCATGCCGAGCATGGTGGTGACGCCGATCAGGGCGACCTCGTCGGCGTGGGCCCGGGGATCGGCCTGCGCCCGGTCGTCGCCGGAGAGCACCTGGCCGCGGCCCTTGAGGGCGGTGCGGACGCGGTCCTCGTCCCCGTAGCTGACCAGGGCGTCGACGCGCGGGGAGAGCGCGGCGGCCTGCTCGTCGGAGAAGAACAGCGCGGACTCGAAGGAGACGTCGTCGGTGACGCCGGAGACGGTGAAGGGGCGCGGGCCGGCCTGGGTCAGCACGGTCACCTGCTGTCCCGTACGTACCCCGGCGGCGCGGGGCACGGCCACCTGGTCCGGGGCGGCGGGCGCCGCACCGTCGACCAGGCGGTAGCCGCCGTACTCGGCGGAGGACCAGGGGTGGCCGATCTGCTGGGCGGGCCCGCGGCGGCCGTCGGGGCCGCCCGCGAGCTGGGCGTAGAAGGTGCGGTCGGGCACGGCGCGGCCGACGGCCGCGAGATCGGCGACCACCTCGGGCGGCAGTCCCCGGGGCTGCAGCAGCGGCTCGCGCTGCGTGCCTCCCCAGGGGTCCGCCATGCTCAGGTCGGGCTCGGCCCGGACGATGAGCGGCGCCTGGGCGAGCCGGCCGGGGCCGTGCTGCGAGGAGGTGACGCTCGCCGCGAGCACGACCCCCATCGTGGACAGCAGCGCCGCTCCGAGCATCAGCGCTATGAAGGTCCCGGTGAAGGCGGACCATCGGCTCCGCAGTGTGGACCAGGCGATGTTCAGCATGAAGAGGATTCTCCAGATTGTTCTGGGCGAGGACTACCGCCGTCAGCCGGCGACGAGGACCTTGACGTCTCCGGCGAAGGTGTGGGCGACGATCCTGCGCTCAGCGGTGGAGCTCGACTTCACCTCCACCTTCTCCGAGCCCAGGGAGGTGTTGGCCGAGACGTTGTAGCTGTCGTCCGGGACGCGCACCGTGACGTTGCCGCCCTTGGCCTCGACGTTGACGTCGTCGGGCGCCTTGACCCAGTTGACGTCGATGGCGCCGCCGCTGGAGACCGCCTTGAGCTTGGGCGCCGTCAGGCCCTTGGCCTTGACCTCGCCGCCGCCCGAGCTGATGTCCACGGCTCCGGTGACTCCGGTGAGTCCGACGGTGCCGCCGCCGCTGCGCACCGTGACGGCCACGCCGCTCGGCACCCGCACCTTGTAGTTGACCGAGCAGTCGGCGTCGGACACGCCGTCGCGGCAGTCGGTTCCCACCTTCAGCGTGAGCTTGCCGTCCGTCACATAGTGTTCCGTCTTGGGCTTCTTGCCCGAGGAGTACTTGGCCTCCTCGGTCACGGTGACCGCTTCGCCGTCACCGTGGACGACCTGGACGTCGCCGCCGCCGGAGTCGACGGTCACGCTGGTGGCCTTTTCGCTGACGTCGTAGGACTTGGAGTCCGCCTCGTCGTACTGCTCGCAGGCGGTCAGGAGCGGGATCACGGCGCCGAGGGTGAGGACCCCCGCGACCAGGGACGTACGCATACGGATCTTCATTGACCGGAACTCTCCACGTGTGGGGTCGGATGGTCCTGCCACCCGCTGATCATGGGGGTGACGCACGTCACGCCGCCCGGGGCGCGGCACCGAGTGGCAGGAAGTCGTCCACCTTCGTCCCGATCGAGAACTCCTCGGCCTGCTGCTTCACCCACTGGGCGAGCGCGAGGTCGAGGATGCCGAGACCGAAGGGCGAGAAGACGGTGACGCGGTCGGGGTCGCGCCGGAAGGACTCCGGGTCGCGCAGCAGGCCGCCGATCGTGACGTCGACGAACTCCCTTCCTCCGGTGGCCTGTTCGGCGAGGTGCAGCGAGGTGCGCTCGCGGCAGACGTGGTCCGCGTCGTCGACGACGTTCTGGGCGCCGAGGATCGACTCGGCGGTGAGGTCGCGCAGCGAGACGTGCAGCACGGTGGTGCCGGGCGCGGCCGCGTGGAGGTCCAGGTGGGGGGTGCCCGCGGTGGTGGCGAGGGAGACCAGGCGGTGTGCGGCGACGGCCTCCTCGGCGCTCGCCGCGTAGTGCACGGCCGCGCCGGGGATGATCTTACGGACCTTGGCCGCGAAGGCGTGGGCCCGCTCGGCGTCCAGGTCGAAGAGGGTGACCTCCAGCAGCGAGGGCAGCTGGGCCTTGGTGAAGCGCAGCACCTCCAGGTTGATGGGCCCGAGGCCGATCAGGGAGATGCCGGAGGGCTCCCGCTCGGTGGTCAGCAGCCCGGCGGCGACGGCGGCGGAGGCGGCGGTGCGCTTGGCGGAGACCAGCGAGGCCTCGATGAAGGCCTCGGGGGTGCCGTCCACCATGGAGTTGAGCACGATGCTGGCGCTGGCCCGCTCCTTGCCCTGGGCCACGTTGCCGGGGAAGCTCGCGATCCACTTCATCCCGGAGACGGGCTCCCGGCCGCCCAGGTGGCCGGGCAGGCCGATGA
The Streptomyces sp. NBC_00091 genome window above contains:
- a CDS encoding beta-ketoacyl synthase, whose translation is MGAVTSLGTGVPDFADSLRAGRSGIGPLKAFDPTGFAHGNAGEVGDFEAADWFRRADPQEYGRAAQFTVAATRQATQDAGLGDEELRARRVLVSIGTTDGGTRDLDRLAELRFNTGEITHDPHIARKTGAERLSDAVVDELALEDVESVTVPVACAAGNYAVGQGVDALRSGECEVALCGGADALTRKTFAGFYRLGAMAPDLCRPFDTGRSGMLVGEGAGMFVLETLESALARGARIHAEVLGYGLSCDASHPVAPDRDGVARAVAAAHRDARVTGGQIDYICAHGTGTKANDKVETAALRDVFGPELPPTAGIKSMLGHSMGAASALGAIACVLAMNERFLPPTVNHRETDPECAVDCVPNVSVAAEPRITQNNGMAFGGNNAVLVLGRYDGPGPEAPPKEGT
- a CDS encoding acyl carrier protein; this translates as MSAIRSGVELSPERKEQIKAIVCEVLEVDPAEVLDSTLFVEELDADSLRTIEMLADLERTLGIDLADAPIEGMVNLDGVYAVVAESEAK
- a CDS encoding ABC transporter permease; its protein translation is MLNIAWSTLRSRWSAFTGTFIALMLGAALLSTMGVVLAASVTSSQHGPGRLAQAPLIVRAEPDLSMADPWGGTQREPLLQPRGLPPEVVADLAAVGRAVPDRTFYAQLAGGPDGRRGPAQQIGHPWSSAEYGGYRLVDGAAPAAPDQVAVPRAAGVRTGQQVTVLTQAGPRPFTVSGVTDDVSFESALFFSDEQAAALSPRVDALVSYGDEDRVRTALKGRGQVLSGDDRAQADPRAHADEVALIGVTTMLGMATGVASFVAVFVVGTTFAFSVAQRRRELAVLRANGATPVQVGKLVLAEAALVGVLAAGTGSLLGLVGGPLLAGRITAWGLAPAWFEVELGWSSLLVLFLAFVIGVVLAVLGSGVAVVRAGRIRPLEALRESVVDKRAMNVVRWLLGIAALGVGGLLLAATPLLPPAYWGDITPMAAPALILAGALLCPVVIPFLARIATAPFVLLRGAVPLLVHANTVTALRRTAATAAPVLITVGLFSALWSTSGTLSGVARSEAYERVRTSDYVVAPDHAPGLGQDVLDKVKAVPGLETAATVRTGIYTVPGANLLVFPAGAPMLPYTALSVDPKAIGSLLTLPVVEGDPAKLDDGSIVVDETWNRSAGETVTVWLADGTETQLKVAAVMKASSGAGGAVLSPKYAGRGMPDAVFAKVREGADRGAAEQALAAATKGTAARAVPIERFTAAVDDTINEQTRLALLIVGGIAMLYTGVAVANTLVMSTGQRARELAVLRLGGATPRQLLRMVAGESLLVVAAGVLMAAAVVALNLAGLWAGLSRLVVSTEVTVPALPFAATAAACAVVALLATVIPAWVALRTPAVRLTATE
- a CDS encoding DUF4097 family beta strand repeat-containing protein; this translates as MRTSLVAGVLTLGAVIPLLTACEQYDEADSKSYDVSEKATSVTVDSGGGDVQVVHGDGEAVTVTEEAKYSSGKKPKTEHYVTDGKLTLKVGTDCRDGVSDADCSVNYKVRVPSGVAVTVRSGGGTVGLTGVTGAVDISSGGGEVKAKGLTAPKLKAVSSGGAIDVNWVKAPDDVNVEAKGGNVTVRVPDDSYNVSANTSLGSEKVEVKSSSTAERRIVAHTFAGDVKVLVAG
- the sbnB gene encoding 2,3-diaminopropionate biosynthesis protein SbnB; this encodes MLIIGHREVRDILKGREREIISLVADAYRLHDEGRSALPHSVFLRFPGDDRNRIIGLPGHLGGREPVSGMKWIASFPGNVAQGKERASASIVLNSMVDGTPEAFIEASLVSAKRTAASAAVAAGLLTTEREPSGISLIGLGPINLEVLRFTKAQLPSLLEVTLFDLDAERAHAFAAKVRKIIPGAAVHYAASAEEAVAAHRLVSLATTAGTPHLDLHAAAPGTTVLHVSLRDLTAESILGAQNVVDDADHVCRERTSLHLAEQATGGREFVDVTIGGLLRDPESFRRDPDRVTVFSPFGLGILDLALAQWVKQQAEEFSIGTKVDDFLPLGAAPRAA